The genomic window CTGCAATTAATTTTCAAGGACTTGCTTAATTCGGCGCTCTAACAAATCAAGATCCAAACTGCTTTCATCACGGCTAATTCGACGCACAGTTGAATTAACATTACCTAAATTTACCAATAAATCTTGAAGAATTTCCTGCTGCTGACGGGCTTGGGTAACTTCGCGTGGCTCCTGTACTAAATCACGCACGATGGTATCTTCAGCGCGAGAGGCGATAATTGGATCACTTTGCCCTTGAATGTGAACAAAGGTTCGTCGCCCTGGGCCACGCTCCTCTTCTATTGGTATAACTGCTGTTACTTGGTCAGAACGCACATATTTGCCAAATCCTAAATGTACTAGCTCTGATGAGAGGATTTTCATATAATTGAAGCGTGATTTTTAAGTCTTACTTATATTATAAAATCTAGAGAAGTGACCTTAAAGCCATAGACCATACGGGTTATACCCAATTCAAAGTAGTAGTTTCCTTTCCCATTGCTGCTTGATATCTTTGGTGTCAGTCACACTATTTCTACCAGCTTTTGGGCTTGTTCTGGGGTTTCACCAAACTTAATAAACTCAAGTTTTAGGTTGGAGTCCTAACCTTGGCTTGTTAAGTACAGCATTTCATTAATTCGTAGCAAATTAAATTCAGTAATACCTTGCAATGCCAATGCGTCCCCTGACAATGCCAATGCGTCGGCCGCATTGTTAATGCGTCCTTTTACAATGCCAATGCATTCCGATACAATGTTAATGTGTCCCCTGACAATGCCAATGCATTCCGATACAATGCTAATGTGTCCCTTTACAATGCCAATGCATCGGGATGCATTAAAAACACTAGGCTTTTACGTAAAACTGTACTAAGGCTGCATACTCAGTATCGGTCATGCCGAGGTCATGAATGTATACCAATAAGGGACTTCCAGTTAAAAAAACATCCCATCCCTGCGGGACGCTCCGCGAACGTAGGGGCGCAAGGCCTTCATACGTGTCAACTTAAGGCAAAAGCCAGTCTATAACAAGCTTTTAGAGATTGTCTTCATTTGTCTCGTTTTGTCTCGTTCCCAGTCTCCGACTGGGAATGCCTAATGAGAGGCTCTGCCTCAAGACTAGCGGCACCGCAATTAAAGAGCATTTCCAGCCAGAGGCTGGAAACGAGGTTTTAAAAGAGTTTTGACACCAATGAAGGCCTTGCGCCCCTACATTAGATTTTCAATAATTCAATTCCATTATCCAAAATTGAAAATCTAAAATTCGGAGATGATAAAATCAAATAAATGATGCGCCATTTCCAATTTAGAACAAGGTGCGATCGCTAGCTGATTTCCTTGACTATCTAAAAATATCGCTTGATTATTATCGCTCCCAAAACCACTATCAGGTTGATCGATGGGATTGGCCACAATAGCATCTAACTTTTTACTCTGTAACTTTTCTAATGCGGGGTTGACAATTTCTCCAGTTTGTGCAGCGAAACCAATTAATATCTGATGCGGCTGTTTAAGTTTTGCTAATTGGGCGATTATATCCGGTACAGGTTCCAAGGGTAAGGCTTTGGGGAGCGATCGCTTGGGCAATTTCTCTGTACTATAATCTCGTGGCTTCACATCTGCCACGGCTGCTGACATCACAATTACATCAGCATTGGGTAAACATTCTACCATGACGTGCTGCATTTGCTCGGCACTAATGACGGGAATTGCTTGCACTCCCAATGGTACATCCCAATTAGCTGGGCCATGCACCAGGGTGACATTTGCCCCTCGGTGAAGTGCCGCTTGAGATAGCGCCAATCCCATTTTACCTGTGGAAGGATTACCAATAAACCTCACTGGGTCAAGAAACTCTCGCGTTCCCCCAGCACTAATTAACACTCGTTTACCGACTAAATCTCGTTTGCCTTGAGTGTGTAACAACGATTGGATATGAGCCAAAATTTCTGGAGGTTCTGCTAATCTACCAGCACCGATGCGATCGCACGCTAATAAACCCGATGCTGTACTCATTCCATGATATCGACTATCTATTAATAGCTGTTGCCAATTCCGCTGCACTGATAGCTGTTCCCACATATCTGTATTCATTGCGGGTGCTAACAGCACCGGACAAGTAGAAGCCAGCACGGTATTTGTGAGTAAATTATCAGCGATACCGTAGGCTAACTTTGCCAATGTATTAGCCGTCAAGGGAGCAATTACCATGACATCTGCCCATTCACCCAACTCAATATGCAACGGACGAGAGTGAGTTGGTTGCCAGAAATCATCATCTGTGTAGGCGGGATGACGAGATAGGGTGGCTATTGTCAGAGGCGTGATAAATTCTTGCGCCGAACGGGTAAGGATGACTCGGATTTCCACCCCAGTTTTAAACAGCGTCGAAACTAGTTCACAAATTTTGTATGCGGCGATACCGCCGCATACTCCAATTAGAACCCTGTTCAATTTTGGATTAGTCATGGTAAAAAGTTAGGAGTAAGTAGTAACTTAGGAGCAAGTAGTTACGAATATTAATTTCCAACTCCTAACTCCTGTACAGACGCGATTAATCGCGTCTCTACTAACTCCTGTACAGACGCGATTAATCGCGTCTCTAACTCCTAACTCTCAACTACGCTTCATCGTAGGGTTCCAAGTCTAAGAGGTAGATATAGGGTTCAACTAACTCTGGACGCTGAAATGCGATCGCTCGCAATAAATGCCAATCATTTAAACCCTCAAAAGCATTACTATAATTATCTAGCTCCAGACGTGTAGCCAGTTCTTCTACTTCTGCCGCAGTCATGGCAGCAATTTCTTTCTTGGAAATGCTTAGAGTTGTCATAATGCTCGCCCCTCCCTTATGCAGCACTCGCCTTCAGCATGGGTTAAGTTGCGCTGAACGCAGCCACCCTATATATCTTACTCATTAGAGGTCATTGATTTCATGAAAATTTTCAGCATTTATACCAGAATTTATAAAAAATTCGTAATGCTGACTAGCCAATTGTATTTACAACAAAATTCCGTAGCACCTCTAACGTTTGTGGATTTATTTCATGCCCCATGTCAAATTCGTGGTATTCTACTGCCACTCCTAGAGACTTTAGAGTTTCTCGTGCCTTCAAAGCTGCTTGCAGTGGTACAACTTCATCATATTTTCCGTGGGTGATTAAAGTCGGCGGAATCCCGCTTTTAGCTGCCGTTAGTGCGTCAGGATGTAAATACCCGCTCATGACAACTAAACCTGCTAGGGGCAATTTTGAGCCGACATCTAAAGTCATTGCTCCGCCTTGAGAAAATCCACTTAAAATCGTGCGTGATAAAGGTACACCAGTACTGCTTTCTAAAGATTGCAAGAAATCTGTTAGTAGTTGCCGACTTTCTGCCAACCCTTGATACATATTTTCCACCCGCAGGTCATACCATGCCCTCCCTACAGGGGAATAGGGATAAGGAAAAGGTGCATCAGGTAATACAAACTGGTAATCAGGTAAGTTGATCAAGGGTAACAATGATGCTACATCCTCAGCATTAGCTCCCCAACCATGCAAAGTGACAATTAAGCCTGCGGGGGGTTGAGAAGTTTCTCTCTTAACGGTGATAGCTTGTAAAGACAGAGGTTTACTCCTAAAATTTTACTCTTTTAATAGATCCTATCTGCTTGCCCAAAAAATACCGACATGATTCTGAGGAATGCACGTTTCACCTGTTGCGTGTTATGTAACTCGGCAATTTTCTGTTAGCTGTTTTGAGCTTGTAACACTATGGTTAATATTTAAACTACAAGCCAAAGCGAGTGTAAAGGTCAAACAATTTTGGATTTTGGATTTTGGATTTTGGATTAACCCCGTGCCTCTTGGGTACGGGGCTTGAAGATTTTAGATTGACGATTTTGAATTTATTCCGCCCACCAGGGGCGGGGCATGAACCGAAGTAATTCTTGGTTTTTTAATCTAAAATCTAAAATCTAAAATCTAAAATTCGTAGTCAAAACTCCCAAAAATAATAAATAAGTAAGGTGAC from Nostoc sp. UHCC 0926 includes these protein-coding regions:
- the coaBC gene encoding bifunctional phosphopantothenoylcysteine decarboxylase/phosphopantothenate--cysteine ligase CoaBC — protein: MTNPKLNRVLIGVCGGIAAYKICELVSTLFKTGVEIRVILTRSAQEFITPLTIATLSRHPAYTDDDFWQPTHSRPLHIELGEWADVMVIAPLTANTLAKLAYGIADNLLTNTVLASTCPVLLAPAMNTDMWEQLSVQRNWQQLLIDSRYHGMSTASGLLACDRIGAGRLAEPPEILAHIQSLLHTQGKRDLVGKRVLISAGGTREFLDPVRFIGNPSTGKMGLALSQAALHRGANVTLVHGPANWDVPLGVQAIPVISAEQMQHVMVECLPNADVIVMSAAVADVKPRDYSTEKLPKRSLPKALPLEPVPDIIAQLAKLKQPHQILIGFAAQTGEIVNPALEKLQSKKLDAIVANPIDQPDSGFGSDNNQAIFLDSQGNQLAIAPCSKLEMAHHLFDFIISEF
- the isiD gene encoding protein IsiD, coding for MTTLSISKKEIAAMTAAEVEELATRLELDNYSNAFEGLNDWHLLRAIAFQRPELVEPYIYLLDLEPYDEA
- a CDS encoding alpha/beta hydrolase, which produces MTVKRETSQPPAGLIVTLHGWGANAEDVASLLPLINLPDYQFVLPDAPFPYPYSPVGRAWYDLRVENMYQGLAESRQLLTDFLQSLESSTGVPLSRTILSGFSQGGAMTLDVGSKLPLAGLVVMSGYLHPDALTAAKSGIPPTLITHGKYDEVVPLQAALKARETLKSLGVAVEYHEFDMGHEINPQTLEVLRNFVVNTIG